In a single window of the Desulfovibrio sp. Fe33 genome:
- a CDS encoding lipoprotein-releasing ABC transporter permease subunit, which translates to MRFEAFVALRYLFALRKQSFISVISLFAVCGVAIGVGALIVVIGVMNGFSTDLRDKILGVNAHILITSLRGGIGEYRELADEAKKVPGVTGVTPFVYSEVMLSTRTGVKGVVLRGIDPSTSDSVLSLSKDMVSGDVNRLEDNGDFPGIIIGSELAKRLGLTEGSLVNLLSPSGRSSSAGFTPKVSRFVVAGVFRTGMFEYDSSMGYVSIPAARQLLGFKGDVVSGLEISVDDVYNVKKISSDLRERVSSFTVYVRNWQEMNANLFAALELEKTAMFIILAMIVLVGSFSIVTTLVMLVIQKTKDIAVLMSLGADKRSIRNIFMLQGTFIGFAGTFIGFLIGVPLSLLLKEYQFIKLPSNVYPVDYLPVRLEALDLFTIGAAAFLLCFVATIYPARRAAGLSPSEALRYE; encoded by the coding sequence ATGCGTTTTGAGGCATTCGTCGCACTGAGATACCTGTTCGCGCTGCGCAAGCAGTCGTTCATCTCCGTCATATCGTTGTTCGCGGTTTGCGGAGTGGCCATAGGCGTTGGCGCGCTCATCGTGGTTATCGGGGTGATGAACGGTTTCTCGACGGATTTGCGCGACAAGATTCTCGGAGTCAACGCGCACATTCTGATTACGTCGCTGCGCGGCGGCATCGGCGAGTACCGGGAACTGGCGGACGAAGCGAAAAAGGTTCCGGGCGTCACTGGGGTGACGCCCTTCGTCTATTCTGAGGTCATGCTTTCCACCCGCACCGGGGTCAAGGGCGTGGTCCTGCGGGGCATCGACCCGTCCACTTCCGATTCCGTCCTGTCCCTGTCCAAGGATATGGTCAGCGGGGACGTGAACCGCCTTGAGGACAACGGGGATTTTCCGGGGATCATCATCGGTTCCGAACTGGCGAAGCGCCTCGGGCTGACCGAAGGGTCGCTGGTCAATCTGCTTTCGCCGTCGGGCAGGAGCAGTTCGGCCGGATTCACGCCCAAGGTTAGCCGTTTCGTCGTGGCGGGCGTCTTCCGCACCGGCATGTTCGAATACGATTCCTCCATGGGATATGTCAGCATTCCCGCCGCCCGCCAGTTGCTCGGCTTCAAGGGGGACGTGGTCTCGGGCCTGGAAATCAGCGTGGACGACGTCTACAACGTGAAGAAGATTTCCAGCGACCTCCGCGAGCGGGTCTCGTCCTTCACTGTCTATGTGCGCAACTGGCAGGAAATGAACGCCAATCTTTTCGCAGCGTTGGAGCTTGAAAAGACGGCCATGTTCATCATTCTCGCCATGATTGTCCTGGTCGGGTCGTTCAGCATCGTCACCACGCTGGTCATGTTGGTCATTCAGAAGACCAAGGATATTGCCGTGCTCATGTCTCTCGGGGCCGACAAACGGAGCATCCGCAACATTTTCATGCTTCAGGGGACGTTTATCGGCTTTGCCGGGACGTTCATCGGCTTCCTCATCGGCGTGCCCCTCAGTCTGCTTCTCAAAGAGTACCAGTTCATCAAACTGCCGAGCAACGTGTACCCCGTGGACTATCTGCCCGTCCGGCTGGAGGCGCTGGATCTGTTCACCATCGGCGCAGCCGCCTTCCTGCTCTGTTTTGTGGCCACGATTTATCCCGCTCGCCGGGCGGCCGGCCTGAGCCCGTCGGAGGCCTTGCGTTATGAGTAG
- a CDS encoding ABC transporter ATP-binding protein, translating to MSRESIYQLIDVSKEFDGPSEVVRVLRGVDLEIRRGESLAILGASGSGKTTLLHMLGTLDSVSGGKIFLNGVDLGTLADRERAELRNKEIGFVFQFHHLLPEFSTLENVAMPAFIAGKGRGEGLRMAKEALDMVGLAHRLEHKVTTLSGGERQRAAIARAILLRPKVLLADEPTGNLDEENGSRIGRLLTSLNNELGMTFVVVTHNPELAAMMHRRVELRSGELYAQ from the coding sequence ATGAGTAGGGAGTCGATATACCAACTGATTGATGTCAGCAAAGAGTTCGACGGGCCGTCCGAAGTGGTCCGTGTTCTGCGTGGGGTCGACCTTGAAATACGCAGGGGGGAATCCCTGGCCATTTTAGGGGCGTCCGGGTCGGGAAAGACCACGCTCTTGCACATGCTCGGCACATTGGATTCCGTTTCCGGCGGAAAGATCTTTTTGAATGGCGTCGACCTCGGCACGCTGGCGGACAGGGAACGGGCGGAACTGCGGAACAAGGAAATCGGATTCGTGTTTCAGTTTCATCATCTGCTGCCTGAATTCTCCACGCTGGAGAATGTGGCGATGCCCGCCTTCATTGCCGGGAAGGGGCGCGGCGAAGGGTTGCGCATGGCAAAGGAGGCGCTCGACATGGTTGGGCTTGCCCACAGGCTCGAACACAAGGTAACGACCCTTTCTGGCGGAGAACGGCAGAGGGCGGCCATAGCAAGAGCCATCCTCCTCCGTCCCAAGGTCCTCCTCGCCGACGAGCCGACGGGTAATCTCGACGAGGAGAACGGTTCCAGGATAGGCCGGTTGCTGACCTCGCTTAATAATGAATTGGGTATGACCTTCGTCGTCGTTACACATAATCCGGAACTCGCAGCGATGATGCATCGGCGCGTCGAACTGCGTTCAGGGGAACTCTATGCTCAGTAA